The genomic interval CTGCTCGATGCCCATCGAGGTGACACTCTGCCTTAGGCCCAACGGGCCGGCAGAGCTTAGCCCAGGGTGGAACCCTATTGCCATTTAGTTAAGGAGGCTTTCTGACCCGCAATGAGCCCGTCGCCTCGGCCTTGGCGTGGTTGGTACTTGCGGGTTAGCGCGGCAAACAAACGCGTTTGCACAGCCATCATCGTACGCCTCGCGCCCGGCGCGCGATCATCGTACCCCCGCAGGTGCAACAAACCGTGCAGGAGATAAAGTTTCAGTTCGCCAGCCAGGCTCGTCCCGTGCTCGGCCGCCTGGCGCTCGGCGGTGTCCACGCTTATGACGATTTCACCGTGTTGAAACGTGATCACGTCGGTCGGCGTGCTGAGCCGCATAAAGTCGTGGTGGAGTTCGCAGATCCTGCGATCCGAGACCAGCACCACGCCGATTTCGTCCGGGAGATCGGCGCCTGGGACAGTCAGCACCTGTACCAGGGCACGGCAGGCGAACTGCTGCAGGTCGTCCCGCTCAAGCCGTAGTCGCCGCTGGCGGTTGCTGACCAGAATTGCAGGGAGACCTTCCGGCACGGCGTCTTCGGGGGTCGCAGGACCTCGCACCCTTCAGCTTAAGCGGCGGAAGCGGGCGGCAGGTGCCGTAAGCGCCGGCTGTCCTGATCGTTTTTATCCTCGTCCTTCGGGTATTTGATCCGCGTGTGCAGCATGTTCTGCAGGGTGAAACGGAAAGTCTCGGCGATCTGGCGCAACTCGCGCAGGGTCAGGTCGCATTCGTCCAGCTGACTTTCGGCAACCCGCTTGCTGATGATGTCGTTCACCAGTTGCTCGATTTTTTGCGGGGTAGGCTTCTCCAGGCTTCGGGAAGCGCTCTCGACCGCGTCGGCAAGGCTGATGATTCCGCTTTCCTTGAACTGCGGCTTCGGTCCGCTGTAACGGAAACTCTCTTCCCGGACCTCCGGGATGTCCTCTTCCCGGATGTTCATGATCTTGCCGCCTTCACGGGCGTCCTGCTGCTGTTGCAGGGCTCGCTTGTAGAAATAGGCTACCAGCGAGGTGCCGTGGTGCTGCTGGATAACGTCGATGATGCGGGCATTCAGCCCGTATTTCAACGCGAGGTCCACACCCTCCTTCACGTGGGCGATGATGATGAGCGCGCTCATCGTCGGCGCGAGGTCATCGTGCGGATTATCTTCCCCGACGATGTTTTCCGAGAAGTAATTGGGTTTAACCAGCTTGCCGATGTCGTGAAAGTAGGCGCACGCACGGCACATGGTTCCGTTCGCGCCGATGCGATTAGCCGCAACCTCCGCCAGGTCCGCCACGACGTCGCTGTGGTGCCAGGTCCCCGGCGCCTCCAGGCTCAAGCGCAACAGGAGCGGGTGGTTACGATCCGCGATTTCCAGCCACGACATATCGGTCGTGATCTGGAAGAGCGCCTCCAACATGGGCAGCGCGCCACCCACCACCATGCCGGAGATCACGCCGGACAAGATCGCCGTCATGGATTGTTTGAGGAACAACGCCCAATCCGATACCCCGGTGGGCAGCCACGGTACGGTGATAATGCCGAACGACATGCCCAAGACCCAGGTGGCCAGACCGACGTAAACGCCGGCCCGGATCAGCCGGCTGCGCCGCCGGACCTGGATGGTTGCAAACACCGCGATAAAACCGGTGATAAGGCTGGTGATCAGCAGGACCGGGTCAATGCCGCGGAAAAGGATGGAGGTCCAGAGGCTGACAAAGATCGCCCCGTAAATGCCATGGTTTTTCCCAAGCAAAATGGAAAGCACCAGCGGCGCCAGCGCAAACGGGATCAGCAAGGTCCCAAACTCGCGCGACACCCCGTCCGGCTGCTCCGACAAAACCATGACCAACTTCGCGGTCGCGAGGTGAAACAAAATGACGCCAAACACCAGGCCGATCCGCGAATTCCGGCGGAACGTGTCCGGATGATTGATCCAGAGCTGCTCTACCGCCGTGGCCAGGATCAACAGGCCAATGAGAAAATATTTCGCCGGGTCCGGATAATCCCCGGAAAAGATCAGAAGAGCCAGAACGGCGCTGAAGGCGCCAAAGATGCCGATCTTGACCCGGAAATCCGAATCCAAACGGCGCATCCATTCTTTCTGCGTTGGTTTGCGCCGTTGCTTACTGCAAGCGAAGCCCCGCTTGACCAGACGCTTGCGATTCAGAGAACCGAACATACGAGTAAATGCAAGTGAGAGACGATCAGCCATGGCGCTTAGGGGCCCGTTCCGTACCTTCCCGGTGGCGCTTGTAGGCCTGAATGATGGATTGTACCAAAGGGTGACGAACCACGTCGCGCTCACCAAACTCCACGAACTCAATTCCCTCGACCTGATGCAAGGCGTGCATGGCTTCGATCAAACCAGACGTTTTGTTAACAGGCAGGTCTATCTGGGTTCGGTCTCCTGTGACAACACATTTCGAATCAGCCCCGAGGCGCGTGAGGAACATGAACATCTGTTCCGTCGTCGTATTCTGAGCTTCATCGAGAATTACGAAGGCATGATTTAAAGTCCGGCCACGCATGTAAGCCAAGGGCGCAATCTCGATGACGCCCCGGTCGATGTACTTTTGGATCTCCTCCCCATCCAGCATATCATACAACGCATCATACAGCGGGCGCAAATAGGGGAAAATCTTCTCCTGCAGGTCGCCGGGCAGAAAACCGAGGGCCTCACCCGCTTCGACAGCAGGACGGGTAAGGATGATGCGTTTTACCGATTCTTTTTTTAGCGCATCGACGGCCATCGCCATGGCCAGGTAGGTCTTGCCCGTGCCCGCCGGACCAATCCCGAACACGATGTCGTGGGACTGGATGGCCTGAACATAGGCGAGCTGTTGCCCCGTTTTGGGTGCGATGGGCGGCCGGCGACTGCTCGTCTGGACCCGAAAATTCGCCAGCTGGCTTAACGGTTCCTGTGCCTGACCCGTCACGGCATCCAAGGCATATTGAAACTCCTGGCGCTTGATCTGTAACCCGCGCTGCCTTGCCCCTTCAAGCTGTTCAAAGACCTGGCGGGCTTTTTCAATGTCGGCGCGCTCGCCCTCGAGCCGCATCCAGCCGTCCCGAGTCGTCACTTTCAGCCGCAACCGGTCCTCAAGCGATTGAAGCAGGCGCAGATCGTTCGCATAGAGGTTCTGAAGCGTACGCGCGCTGTCGAACTGAAAAGTTTCAGATTCCACTATTTACTTGTATGCATAAACCATCGCCCAGTGGGTTCGTTCCTGTGGCGAACTCGTCACTTCGACAATGATGTAGTAGGTGCCGGTCGCGGGGGCACTGACTCTCGAGGCCGCAAAATGCCCCTTCTGCCATGAGTCGTTTTCGACCAGCTTGCCCCGGCTGTCATAGACATGGATGGCGATTTTTGCGCTGTCGACGTCCGTTCCGGTACAAAACCAGTAATCATTGCCTCTGAAAAGGGTGTGAGGGATTGCCTTCTGTTCTTTGACCCCCAAATCTCCGCCCCACTGGTCGTCGCGCACGATGTAACCTTGCTTCACGTAGGGACCGATAGCCTCCATCGCCCGGGCAATGGCGTCATCAACCGTACCGAATGCCCGGCCGGCACAAACCAGCAGGGTGACAATCAAAAAGAAGCGTTTCACAAGGTGCTAAGCGTTCGAACTGATAGCCTTGACCACCTGCCCGGTGATCTCATTGATGCGTTTCACCGAAGCGGGCGTGATCTTTTGGTTAATGAGAGGCGAAATTTCCGCCAGACCTTTTTCGACCTGGCTGACGAGCTGGTTATGCCGGAGCCGGGTGGGCATCCCGGCCAGGCGTTCCTGGAAATACCGCAACAGGTCAGGCTGATTCAACAGGTCAGCGCTGTCCGGGGAGTAACTTTTCCCGACAATCGAAGTCAGCACTTCCGTCCCGCGAAGCCAGCCGCCGAGGCTGACCAGGTGAGCCAGTTGCGCATCCTGGAGTTCAATCATCGCGTTCCTGACGTCGGTCAGCGCGCCGTCCAGTTCCTGCCGCACGCCTCGCCAGTCGCTCGCGTCGGCCTTGGTAAGGATCGCGTTCGTCCGGCTCAAAACGGTTTTTTCCACCCCGATTGCCCGCGCCAGTTCGAGGACGTCACGGCCGATCTGTTTGACCTGTTCGCGGTCCTTCGCCTCAACGGCGACGAAACCTTCCGCCACGACCGACCCAAGAAGCAAGGCGATCTGAGGGCGCGGGCCCCGGTTGGCGATCGTGGGCACGCGCAGTTCACTCTTCCAATCGGGTGTTCCAAGCTTGTCGAGCACGTTGAAGACTTCGCTGGGCAGCGGCACGACCACGTCTTCCAGGCGGGTCGCCGGAAAGCGCGAAAGGTCGATCTGGCGCGGCGGCGAGTCCGCATAACCCGGCTGCCACGCCAGGGCACCCAGACCGGCGGCAAGCAGAACGGCTCGAACGACAGGAACGACCGACACAAAATTTAAATTGCAGGTTGAAATCACAGGAGAAAATACCTAAAAGCAAAATTTTCTTTGAGCAAACGCTGTTTCTGCCTACTGAGCTTGGCCGATGCGTTTCGATCGAGTAGAAGAGCTAATCAGGCAGTTCGCTGGCAAACAGATCCTGGTCATCGGAGATTTGATGCTTGATGAGTTTGTTTGGGGCCGAGTCTCGAGGATATCGCCCGAAGCGCCGGTTCCGGTTGTAGAAGTGATCCGGGAAACGTGTTACCCCGGGGGTGCCGCCAATGTCGCGCGCAACGTCCGGGAGTTTGCTGACAAGGTTCACCTTTGCGGGCTGGTCGGGGAGGATGCGCACGCTGAACGTCTCCGAAGGATCCTGGAAAAATGCGGTATCCAGCTCAGCGCGGTCCAGGCCGACAAAGGTTACCAGACCATCGTCAAGACGCGCATCATTGCCCGCCAGCAGCAGGTGGTCAGGGTCGACCGGGAGGCGGTTCAGGCGCTGCAGCCTGAGACGCAGGCGCGCGCCTTGGCGGCGATTCAGGCGCTGTTGCCCCAGATCGATGCGGTTATCTTTGAAGATTACGGCAAAGGCTTTTTAAACCAGAAGTTTGTTGACCAGGTAACCGCGGCGACCCGTGCGGCGGGTAAGGTAATCACCGCCGACCCAAACCCGCGGAATCGCATCGAGTGGCGCGGCCTCACGGCCGTTAAACCCAACCGGTCAGAGGCATTCGCCGTCGCGGGGGAACCCTTTCAGGAACCGGCCCGTAACCCCCTCGGAGATGAAGCCCTGCGGCGAGTCGGGGACAAGCTCCTGGCCCGATGGCAGCCCGAAGCCTTGCTGATCACGCTCGGCGAACAAGGGATGATGCTGTTTCGCCCGCAAACCGAACCGGTGCACATCCACCCGCAGCCCCGGGAGGTTTACGACGTTTCGGGAGCCGGCGATACGGCCATCGCGCTGTTGACGCTCGGCCTGGCAAGTCACGCCGCGCCGGAAGAAGCGGCGGAAATTTCCAATCACGCCAGCGGGGTGGTGGTTGGAAAACTCGGGACGGCGACGCTCACGCCGGCTGAACTCCGGGCAAGCTTCCATGAGGCGCTTCACCGTGAGGAGTAAGGCGGTTTTTCTGGATCGAGACGGCACCCTGATGGTGGACGTGGGTTACTGCTCACGGCCGGAAGACGTCCGGCTGCTGCCCGGTGTGCAGGAAGGGCTGGCAAGACTCAAATCCGCCGATCTCAGCCTGGTGATTGTCACGAACCAGAGCGGTCTTGGCCGGGGTTATTTCGATGAGACAGCCTTCTGGCAGGTCCAGGAGGCGCTCAACGCGCAACTCGGCCCCGGTTTGATCGACGCGGTCTACTTTTGCCCCGATCATCCCGACTCCCCCAGCCCGCGCCGGAAACCCGGCCCCGGCATGCTCCTGGAAGCGGCCCGAGACCTGGGCCTGCACCTGGACGAGAGCTACCTGTTGGGCGACCGGGATTCAGATATTGATGCGGGTCTGGCCGCCGGGCTGAAACTTTGCGGGCTCGTTTTTGCGCCCGGCCCGGCGCCGAACGGTGACCACCGGGTGTTCGCGGCACGCAATTTCACCGAAGCCGCCGACCGGATCCTCCGGGATGTAACGGGTAACGGGTAACGAGTGGCGGGTAACGGGTAGCGGGTGACGGGTAACGAGTGGCTGGTAACGGCAAGGGATGCCTGGTACGATGTGACTCCGAAAAGGCGGGTCCGGGGAAACGTTTGTTCACTCGTCACCCGATACCCGCTACCCGTTACCCGTTACATGAAAGCCGCTGCCCTGATTCCGGCTCGCTGGGGTTCCACGCGATTCCCCGGAAAACCGGTCCATCAGATTGCCGGTAAACCGCTGATTCAACACGTCTGGGAACGCTGCTGTGAGGCGACGGTTTTCGACCGTATCATCATCGCCACCGACGATGCGCGCATAGCCGAAGCGGCTTCGGGTTTTGGCGCCGAAGCGGCCCTGACTTCGAGCGAGCACCAAAGCGGGACGGACCGGATCGCGGAAGTCGCACGCAACCTGACCAGGGTCGGCCTGATTTTCAACGTGCAGGGGGACGAGCCGCTCATTGCCCCGGACCTGCTTGGGGACTTGGTGCGCAAGCTGGCCGGTGACCGTCGCGTGGACCTGATCACGGCGGCGGTGCCCATCGACGCGGAGGAGGCCCGGAGCGAACACGTGGTAAAAGTCGTGACGGACCGCAAGGGCGACGCGCTCTATTTTTCGCGCAGCGTGATCCCGTTTGCACGCGGACCCGGCGACGCGGGGTACCTGAAGCATTTAGGGATTTATGGCTATCGGCGCAAGGCCCTCCTTGAGTTCGTAAACCTTGAGCCGAGCCCGCTTGAACAGGCGGAGCGCTTAGAGCAGTTGCGTGCGCTCCAAAATGGGATGAAACTGCGCGTCATCGTTTCCCGAACCAGCTCCATCGGCGTGGATACACCGGAAGACGCCGAGGCGGCGGAGAGGTTGATTCTCGGGGGAGGGCTGGGCCGTTCAACTTCAAATCGGAACCGAATGGTATGAAGTACATTTTCGTAACTGGGGGGGTAGTGAGTTCACTAGGCAAAGGATTGGCCGCGGCCGCGCTGGGGACGCTGCTGGAGCATCGTGGCCTGAAGGTGATCATGCAGAAGTTTGATCCGTATCTGAACGTTGATCCGGGCACGATGAGCCCCTTCCAGCACGGCGAAGTTTACGTGTTGAGTGATGGCGCGGAGACGGACCTGGACCTCGGTCACTATGAACGGTTCACCAACTGCGTGCTTTCCCGGGCAAATAACGTCACCAGCGGCCAGGTGTACGAGACGGTGCTGGCCAAGGAGCGCCGGGGCGATTACCTGGGCAAGACGGTCCAGGTGATCCCGCACGTCACGGATGAGATCAAGAGCCGGATTCAGCGCTTGGAAAAGGAACAGGGCGGTGACGTAACGATCACCGAGATCGGCGGAACCACAGGCGATATCGAAGGGTTACCGTTTCTGGAAGCCATCCGCCAGTTCCAGCTTGAGGTCGGGCCTGAGAACGTCGTGATCATGCACGTAACCCTGGTGCCGTACATCAAGGCCGCCGGGGAACTCAAAACCAAGCCCTCGCAGCAGAGCATCGCCAAGCTTCGCGAGATCGGCTTGCAGCCGCACG from Verrucomicrobiota bacterium carries:
- the ybeY gene encoding rRNA maturation RNase YbeY; translated protein: MPEGLPAILVSNRQRRLRLERDDLQQFACRALVQVLTVPGADLPDEIGVVLVSDRRICELHHDFMRLSTPTDVITFQHGEIVISVDTAERQAAEHGTSLAGELKLYLLHGLLHLRGYDDRAPGARRTMMAVQTRLFAALTRKYQPRQGRGDGLIAGQKASLTKWQ
- a CDS encoding HDIG domain-containing protein; its protein translation is MADRLSLAFTRMFGSLNRKRLVKRGFACSKQRRKPTQKEWMRRLDSDFRVKIGIFGAFSAVLALLIFSGDYPDPAKYFLIGLLILATAVEQLWINHPDTFRRNSRIGLVFGVILFHLATAKLVMVLSEQPDGVSREFGTLLIPFALAPLVLSILLGKNHGIYGAIFVSLWTSILFRGIDPVLLITSLITGFIAVFATIQVRRRSRLIRAGVYVGLATWVLGMSFGIITVPWLPTGVSDWALFLKQSMTAILSGVISGMVVGGALPMLEALFQITTDMSWLEIADRNHPLLLRLSLEAPGTWHHSDVVADLAEVAANRIGANGTMCRACAYFHDIGKLVKPNYFSENIVGEDNPHDDLAPTMSALIIIAHVKEGVDLALKYGLNARIIDVIQQHHGTSLVAYFYKRALQQQQDAREGGKIMNIREEDIPEVREESFRYSGPKPQFKESGIISLADAVESASRSLEKPTPQKIEQLVNDIISKRVAESQLDECDLTLRELRQIAETFRFTLQNMLHTRIKYPKDEDKNDQDSRRLRHLPPASAA
- a CDS encoding PhoH family protein, whose amino-acid sequence is MESETFQFDSARTLQNLYANDLRLLQSLEDRLRLKVTTRDGWMRLEGERADIEKARQVFEQLEGARQRGLQIKRQEFQYALDAVTGQAQEPLSQLANFRVQTSSRRPPIAPKTGQQLAYVQAIQSHDIVFGIGPAGTGKTYLAMAMAVDALKKESVKRIILTRPAVEAGEALGFLPGDLQEKIFPYLRPLYDALYDMLDGEEIQKYIDRGVIEIAPLAYMRGRTLNHAFVILDEAQNTTTEQMFMFLTRLGADSKCVVTGDRTQIDLPVNKTSGLIEAMHALHQVEGIEFVEFGERDVVRHPLVQSIIQAYKRHREGTERAPKRHG
- a CDS encoding HAD family hydrolase, with protein sequence MRRFTVRSKAVFLDRDGTLMVDVGYCSRPEDVRLLPGVQEGLARLKSADLSLVIVTNQSGLGRGYFDETAFWQVQEALNAQLGPGLIDAVYFCPDHPDSPSPRRKPGPGMLLEAARDLGLHLDESYLLGDRDSDIDAGLAAGLKLCGLVFAPGPAPNGDHRVFAARNFTEAADRILRDVTGNG
- the kdsB gene encoding 3-deoxy-manno-octulosonate cytidylyltransferase; protein product: MKAAALIPARWGSTRFPGKPVHQIAGKPLIQHVWERCCEATVFDRIIIATDDARIAEAASGFGAEAALTSSEHQSGTDRIAEVARNLTRVGLIFNVQGDEPLIAPDLLGDLVRKLAGDRRVDLITAAVPIDAEEARSEHVVKVVTDRKGDALYFSRSVIPFARGPGDAGYLKHLGIYGYRRKALLEFVNLEPSPLEQAERLEQLRALQNGMKLRVIVSRTSSIGVDTPEDAEAAERLILGGGLGRSTSNRNRMV